From a single Micromonospora sp. WMMD1102 genomic region:
- a CDS encoding DUF6232 family protein: MTLYYRDDTVRVTSETIHANGRTVPVAEVSYVWHARGPGTARTRGRLAGRGVLILLLSIPPLVAMVCVLSLAYSAQDRGQWQLAAIVLAACVVGVLALLPFLELPLYWLDRSYERGVKVQELWVQYRGGEVMLLRSSDALRFGQIYRAVQRAVEQHAPEG; encoded by the coding sequence GTGACGCTCTATTACCGGGACGACACGGTACGGGTAACCTCCGAGACGATCCACGCGAACGGGCGCACGGTGCCGGTCGCCGAGGTGTCGTACGTCTGGCACGCCCGGGGGCCTGGTACGGCCCGGACCCGGGGCCGGCTCGCTGGACGGGGCGTACTCATCCTCCTGCTGTCGATCCCGCCGCTGGTGGCGATGGTCTGCGTGCTGTCGCTGGCGTACTCGGCCCAGGACCGGGGGCAGTGGCAGCTCGCCGCGATCGTGTTGGCGGCCTGTGTGGTCGGGGTGCTGGCGCTGCTCCCGTTCCTGGAACTGCCGCTCTACTGGCTCGACCGGTCGTACGAGCGGGGCGTCAAGGTGCAAGAGCTGTGGGTGCAATACCGGGGCGGCGAGGTGATGCTGCTGCGCAGCTCGGACGCGCTGCGGTTCGGGCAGATCTACCGGGCGGTCCAGCGGGCCGTCGAGCAGCACGCCCCCGAGGGGTGA
- a CDS encoding TIGR02391 family protein encodes MQAAFRPPKEPSDQAGPLWRDDLDPGESVAQMELFKGAIGLFKNPSSHRRVDYSDPTEAAETVLLADLLLRLLRKIPEGPVAGEGADLDGD; translated from the coding sequence ATGCAGGCGGCATTCCGCCCGCCGAAAGAACCCAGCGACCAAGCCGGACCGCTCTGGCGCGATGACCTTGACCCAGGCGAGTCGGTGGCTCAGATGGAGCTGTTCAAAGGTGCTATCGGGCTGTTCAAGAACCCATCGAGTCATCGCCGCGTGGACTACTCCGACCCCACCGAAGCCGCCGAGACCGTCCTCCTGGCCGACCTACTTCTTAGGCTGCTGCGCAAGATCCCCGAGGGTCCCGTCGCTGGTGAAGGTGCGGACCTCGACGGGGACTGA
- a CDS encoding RNA polymerase sigma factor, with product MSEDEQRFVAMWTEYGPRVMAYALRHLDSDAAQDVVSETFLVAWRRLASVPDEPLPWLLVVARNTIGNLRRSGHRQARLAKELERFRQVAEPAAAADVLATERAAVLARLAALTPREREALLLVAWDGLTPGQAAKVAGCSLPAFHVRLFRARRRLQADCEADTPPYTDTTPRPLPFSGGGTA from the coding sequence GTGAGCGAAGACGAACAGCGGTTCGTGGCGATGTGGACCGAGTACGGCCCCCGCGTCATGGCGTACGCGTTGCGACATCTCGACTCCGACGCCGCCCAGGACGTGGTGTCGGAGACGTTCCTGGTGGCCTGGCGCCGGCTGGCGAGCGTTCCGGACGAACCCTTGCCGTGGTTGCTCGTGGTCGCCCGCAACACGATCGGCAACCTGCGCCGGTCCGGGCACCGGCAGGCACGGCTGGCCAAGGAGTTGGAGCGGTTCCGTCAGGTCGCGGAGCCGGCCGCCGCGGCCGACGTGCTCGCCACCGAACGCGCGGCCGTACTGGCCCGGCTGGCGGCACTGACACCCCGGGAGCGGGAGGCGCTGCTGCTGGTCGCCTGGGACGGGCTGACGCCCGGGCAGGCGGCGAAGGTGGCCGGCTGCTCGCTGCCCGCCTTCCACGTACGCCTCTTCCGCGCTCGACGGCGGTTACAGGCCGACTGCGAGGCGGACACGCCGCCGTACACCGACACCACCCCAAGACCACTGCCATTCTCTGGAGGAGGCACCGCATGA